A region from the Methanococcoides methylutens genome encodes:
- a CDS encoding APC family permease: MSGNTNSEHGVVKTLRPYHVWALGVGIVLVGEYMGWNFTVAKGGILGSLFALLVAGTMFVMVSLCASELGSSTKLAGGPYDWARLFVGPGAAALVGLAVYMEFIALEAADAIVVASITNSIFPEIQTFPVTLLIIAFLTFMNYRGVVAALNLNFALTFTALIAIIVFFFANITGFAGTWHPEYLISGAMPNGFIGIFAALQFGPWFYLGIEGAAMCAEECKHPTRAVPLGQQAGMITLLLGSGMTLYLCSGLIPAAELGSSVYPLFEAATATGSKFLIAALGIGTLFTCLASANGTVCDASRSWFALSRDKFLTNWFADVHPRYSTPYRAVIFTMPIAIAFAFSGFLDQVITFSIISGLICYVMIPFSLIRFRKLFPEHSQKVRPFVGPLQPTIAYITIFLAIVIMSTLNWGYNYNLIFGLSC; this comes from the coding sequence ATGTCTGGAAATACAAATTCGGAACATGGTGTCGTAAAGACACTCCGGCCCTATCACGTATGGGCGCTTGGAGTTGGCATTGTTCTGGTAGGCGAATACATGGGTTGGAACTTCACAGTTGCAAAAGGTGGAATACTTGGTTCACTCTTTGCATTGTTGGTTGCAGGTACCATGTTTGTAATGGTTTCTTTATGCGCTAGTGAACTAGGATCATCAACTAAACTTGCAGGCGGACCTTATGATTGGGCAAGATTATTCGTAGGACCCGGTGCAGCTGCACTTGTGGGCCTTGCAGTATATATGGAATTCATTGCCCTGGAAGCTGCTGACGCTATTGTCGTTGCATCCATCACAAATTCGATCTTCCCGGAAATACAAACATTCCCGGTTACTTTGCTAATCATCGCATTCTTAACATTTATGAACTATCGTGGAGTCGTGGCTGCTCTTAATCTTAACTTTGCACTCACATTCACTGCATTGATAGCTATTATTGTTTTCTTCTTCGCCAACATAACCGGATTTGCCGGCACATGGCATCCGGAATATCTCATATCAGGAGCTATGCCTAACGGTTTTATCGGTATTTTTGCGGCTCTGCAATTTGGTCCCTGGTTCTACCTTGGTATCGAAGGAGCAGCAATGTGTGCAGAAGAATGTAAACATCCAACAAGAGCAGTTCCTCTTGGACAGCAAGCAGGCATGATAACCCTTCTTCTCGGTTCTGGTATGACCCTCTACTTATGTTCAGGTCTTATCCCAGCTGCAGAACTCGGTTCTTCAGTGTACCCACTCTTCGAAGCAGCAACAGCAACAGGTTCAAAATTCCTCATTGCAGCTCTGGGTATCGGTACACTTTTCACCTGTCTTGCAAGCGCAAACGGTACAGTTTGTGACGCATCACGGTCATGGTTTGCCCTTTCAAGGGATAAATTTCTGACAAATTGGTTCGCTGACGTGCATCCACGTTACAGCACTCCATACAGGGCAGTCATTTTCACAATGCCTATCGCGATCGCATTTGCATTTAGTGGTTTCCTCGATCAGGTCATCACCTTTTCAATCATATCAGGTCTAATCTGCTATGTAATGATCCCATTTTCCCTGATCCGCTTTAGGAAGTTATTCCCAGAGCACAGCCAGAAGGTCCGCCCGTTTGTGGGTCCTCTGCAGCCAACAATTGCATACATTACGATTTTCCTTGCCATTGTGATCATGTCTACCCTTAACTGGGGATACAACTACAACCTTATCTTTGGACTATCCTGTTGA